Proteins from a genomic interval of bacterium:
- the pdhA gene encoding pyruvate dehydrogenase (acetyl-transferring) E1 component subunit alpha → MKESKEELIGYLRKMMEIRLFEEKVMELLARNVIKGASHLYAGEEAVAVGACSAIKPDDYITSTHRGHGHCLAKGGKLPEMMAELCGKATGYCKGRGGSMHIADVTAGNLGATGIVCSNVPVAVGAALSVKMRKTSQVVLCFFGDGASNNGVFHESLNMAAVWKLPVVFVCENNLYGMSVAASRCSAVQDMADKAKAYDIPSMICDGMDVLAVRETIKKAVERARKGDGPTLVECKTYRYFGHSRSDPRAYRTKEEEKEWRNKCPIKQFSKKLVDNKIFTEQEIAQIEKQAEEDVESAEKFAVESPYPNVKELRDDIYAPSPTELVNGGAIR, encoded by the coding sequence ATGAAAGAATCTAAAGAAGAATTGATCGGTTATCTTCGTAAGATGATGGAGATACGCCTATTTGAGGAAAAGGTTATGGAACTGCTTGCGAGAAACGTAATAAAAGGCGCGTCACATCTCTATGCAGGAGAGGAAGCTGTTGCAGTAGGAGCGTGCAGTGCAATAAAGCCGGATGATTACATCACAAGCACACATCGAGGTCATGGACATTGTCTTGCAAAAGGCGGCAAACTCCCTGAAATGATGGCAGAACTTTGCGGTAAAGCAACAGGATACTGCAAAGGAAGAGGAGGTTCCATGCACATTGCAGACGTTACAGCGGGAAATCTTGGAGCGACAGGTATAGTTTGCAGCAATGTTCCTGTCGCAGTTGGAGCAGCTCTATCTGTAAAGATGAGAAAAACTTCCCAGGTTGTCCTGTGTTTCTTTGGAGACGGCGCATCAAATAACGGTGTTTTCCACGAGTCGCTGAATATGGCAGCTGTGTGGAAACTTCCAGTTGTATTTGTATGTGAGAATAATCTGTACGGAATGAGTGTTGCTGCAAGCAGGTGTTCAGCAGTTCAGGACATGGCTGATAAAGCCAAGGCGTATGACATACCAAGCATGATTTGTGATGGCATGGATGTACTTGCTGTTCGGGAAACCATAAAAAAAGCTGTTGAGAGAGCTCGCAAGGGAGATGGCCCTACACTTGTGGAATGCAAGACATATAGATATTTTGGCCATTCAAGAAGTGATCCCAGGGCGTACAGGACAAAAGAAGAGGAAAAGGAATGGAGGAATAAGTGTCCTATTAAGCAGTTCAGTAAAAAATTAGTAGATAATAAAATTTTTACTGAGCAAGAGATTGCTCAAATTGAGAAACAGGCTGAGGAGGACGTGGAAAGCGCAGAGAAATTTGCTGTTGAAAGCCCATATCCTAATGTTAAAGAACTAAGAGATGATATTTATGCTCCATCTCCAACGGAGCTAGTAAATGGAGGTGCCATAAGATGA
- a CDS encoding zinc-dependent dehydrogenase — protein sequence MKVALLEDIEKLRITEIATPKPQVGEILIKIEACAICGTDIKIFHHGHRLITFPRVTGHELTGEITAVGENVSKYKVGNRIAVAPAVPCGDCYYCHRGKQAMCENLQAIGYFWNGGFAEYMIVPKVAVDNGCVNFLPDNVSFEEGALAEPLACVINAQELSNVGMGDIVVVIGAGPMGCLHTELARARGATKTVMIEVSEERLELAKKTVEVDLFINPSREDSIKLVRRFTDGRGADKVIVACGVGKAQQDAIEMVANLGNVNFFGGLPKDNPYIQFDSNAVHYKECSITGTHGSSPCHNQIAIDLISSGKIKIKKYITKEFKLDDLREAIARAETGKEMKIIVKP from the coding sequence ATGAAAGTAGCTCTGCTGGAAGATATTGAGAAACTCAGGATTACAGAAATCGCTACTCCAAAACCGCAGGTTGGGGAGATACTGATAAAAATAGAAGCGTGTGCTATATGTGGGACTGACATAAAGATTTTTCATCATGGGCACAGGCTTATTACTTTTCCGCGTGTTACAGGACATGAGCTGACAGGAGAGATAACTGCAGTTGGAGAGAATGTCTCTAAATATAAAGTGGGTAATAGAATTGCAGTTGCGCCAGCTGTTCCATGTGGAGACTGCTATTACTGCCATCGCGGCAAGCAGGCAATGTGCGAAAACCTGCAGGCAATTGGCTATTTCTGGAATGGTGGATTTGCGGAGTATATGATTGTCCCAAAAGTTGCTGTAGATAATGGATGTGTAAATTTTCTGCCTGATAATGTTTCGTTTGAAGAAGGAGCACTCGCAGAGCCTCTAGCCTGTGTTATAAATGCACAGGAGCTTTCAAATGTAGGTATGGGGGATATTGTTGTAGTAATAGGGGCTGGACCTATGGGGTGTTTGCATACAGAACTTGCTCGTGCAAGAGGAGCAACAAAGACTGTAATGATAGAAGTGTCAGAGGAAAGATTGGAGCTTGCAAAAAAGACTGTAGAGGTTGACTTATTTATCAATCCATCTAGAGAAGATAGTATAAAACTGGTTAGAAGATTTACTGATGGCAGAGGAGCAGATAAAGTTATAGTTGCATGTGGGGTTGGCAAGGCACAACAAGACGCAATTGAAATGGTTGCAAATCTTGGAAATGTAAACTTTTTTGGCGGGTTGCCAAAGGATAATCCATATATACAGTTTGATAGTAATGCTGTTCATTATAAAGAGTGCTCTATAACCGGAACGCATGGATCCAGCCCTTGTCATAATCAGATAGCTATAGACTTAATATCAAGCGGGAAGATAAAGATAAAAAAATACATAACAAAGGAGTTTAAACTTGACGACTTGAGAGAAGCAATAGCGAGAGCAGAGACAGGAAAAGAAATGAAAATAATTGTAAAACCATAA
- a CDS encoding mannitol-1-phosphate 5-dehydrogenase has protein sequence MKKAVQFGAGNIGRGFIGQLFFQSGYETVFVDIRNEVVSAINQEGFYTINIVGERPSSLKIHNIRAINARDIEAVASELASADIAATSVGNSVLSKIAPLIAEGLVERKKGNITNPLNIIICENLLCAGQVFRKLILKSIDKTLWDYAKRNLGLVESVVSRMVPVVPQDIQGKDPLYIAVEEYCTLPVDRKGFIGEIPDIRDMVPYDNIAAYEERKIYTHNAGHSICAYLGYQKGYEFVWEALEDKEIYSVVTGALRETGEALIKKHSFNSQKHYEHVDDLLYRFANKALGDTIYRVGRDPIRKLGPNDRLIGSAKLVLEYGIEPVNICKGIAAALKYDYSEDIYACKLSNSIKQKGIDWVLKNICKIDSQGKIAKLVKGGLI, from the coding sequence ATGAAAAAAGCTGTACAGTTTGGCGCAGGAAATATTGGAAGAGGATTTATAGGACAGCTTTTCTTCCAGTCTGGATATGAAACAGTATTTGTGGATATAAGAAATGAGGTTGTATCAGCAATAAATCAAGAAGGTTTTTATACAATCAACATAGTTGGAGAAAGACCATCATCCCTAAAGATTCATAATATCAGAGCAATAAATGCAAGAGACATTGAAGCGGTAGCTTCAGAACTTGCCTCTGCAGACATTGCGGCAACATCTGTTGGTAACAGTGTCCTGTCCAAGATAGCTCCGCTCATAGCAGAGGGACTGGTAGAAAGAAAAAAGGGCAATATAACAAATCCCCTTAACATTATAATATGTGAAAACCTCTTATGCGCTGGTCAGGTATTTAGAAAGCTCATTCTGAAATCTATTGATAAGACTCTGTGGGATTATGCGAAAAGGAATCTGGGACTCGTGGAGTCAGTTGTCAGCAGGATGGTTCCAGTGGTTCCTCAGGATATTCAGGGGAAAGATCCTCTTTATATTGCTGTTGAAGAGTATTGTACACTTCCTGTTGACAGAAAAGGGTTTATTGGTGAAATACCTGATATAAGAGACATGGTTCCCTATGACAACATAGCTGCTTATGAGGAAAGAAAGATATATACACATAACGCGGGACATTCTATATGTGCTTACCTTGGTTATCAAAAGGGATATGAGTTTGTATGGGAAGCACTGGAAGATAAAGAGATATACTCTGTTGTGACAGGAGCTTTAAGAGAAACAGGGGAAGCGCTTATTAAGAAACATAGTTTTAATTCGCAAAAGCACTATGAACATGTTGATGATCTATTGTACAGGTTCGCTAATAAAGCACTTGGAGATACAATATACAGGGTTGGAAGAGACCCAATACGCAAACTGGGGCCGAATGACCGTTTAATAGGCTCTGCAAAACTGGTTTTAGAGTATGGGATAGAACCTGTAAATATATGTAAAGGAATCGCAGCAGCACTGAAATATGATTATTCAGAAGATATATATGCTTGCAAGCTTTCGAATTCAATCAAACAAAAAGGAATAGATTGGGTTCTTAAGAATATTTGTAAAATTGATTCGCAAGGCAAAATAGCAAAACTTGTTAAAGGAGGATTGATATGA
- a CDS encoding DeoR/GlpR family DNA-binding transcription regulator yields MSMFTHERQEKIKEILRSKKRISVPELSTQFNVSESTIRRDLHTLEKNGLIQRTHGGAINIDSVRFEPPLSEKEVQFREEKSQIAKQAVQMIREGDTIAFDGGTTTLEIARTLPNMANLTVVTNSVKIIAELANLPDVNVVVTGGNLRRMNMTLVGPISDQTLENLHIDKLFTGTIGLTYEEGLTTTDVIEAKTKRSMIERAKEVIVVADYSKIGKLAFANVASIDVIDKLITNTCVSKNLVRKLQKKGIEVITV; encoded by the coding sequence ATGAGCATGTTCACGCATGAAAGACAGGAAAAAATAAAGGAAATCTTACGTAGCAAGAAGAGGATATCTGTGCCAGAATTAAGCACACAGTTTAATGTGTCAGAATCAACTATAAGAAGAGACCTGCACACACTGGAGAAAAACGGGCTGATTCAGAGAACACACGGTGGGGCGATTAATATTGATTCTGTGCGTTTTGAACCTCCTCTATCAGAAAAGGAAGTTCAATTCAGGGAGGAAAAATCGCAAATAGCAAAGCAGGCAGTTCAAATGATACGAGAAGGCGATACAATTGCATTCGATGGCGGCACCACAACCCTTGAAATAGCGCGAACTTTGCCGAATATGGCGAACTTAACTGTTGTTACAAATTCAGTAAAAATAATTGCTGAGCTGGCAAACTTACCAGACGTTAATGTTGTTGTAACAGGCGGGAACCTGCGCAGAATGAACATGACACTTGTAGGACCTATTTCAGACCAGACACTAGAAAATTTACATATTGATAAGTTGTTTACAGGCACAATTGGTCTAACATATGAAGAAGGGCTTACAACAACAGATGTTATCGAGGCAAAAACAAAGAGGTCTATGATTGAAAGAGCAAAAGAGGTGATTGTTGTTGCAGATTATAGTAAAATTGGTAAACTGGCATTTGCAAATGTAGCTTCTATAGACGTTATTGACAAACTGATTACAAATACTTGTGTTTCTAAAAATTTAGTAAGAAAGCTTCAGAAAAAGGGGATAGAGGTAATTACTGTATGA
- a CDS encoding sulfatase — translation MAKIRPNILFIMSDDHASHAMSCYGSRINKTPNLDRIAKGGMRFNNCFCTNSICTPSRATILTGTYNHVNEVTTLSTPMDNRLKTFPKLLQESGYQTAIFGKWHLGTGMEHCPTGFDDWAVLPGQGLYHNPEFIFKGPDGGTRRTIPGYVTDLITDMSLNWLKERDQSRPFCLLYHHKAPHREWESDEKHAHMFLNEKILEPDTLYDDYSNRATAAAAAKMRVGVHMNEKDLKCRINRTLPERELRKWAYQRYIKDYLRVIASIDDNVGRVLNWLDDEGLSDNTVVIYTSDQGFFLGDHGWYDKRFMYEESLRMPFILRYPKEVNPGTINDDIVVNVDFAPLFMDLAGIPIPDDFQGRSFCPLLYAEKLSDWRQAMYYRYWMHKDTSHNVYAHYGIRTKRHKLIYYYSDALGQPGAFDESYEPEWELFDLLEDPHELHNVYDDPRYANVAKELKLELHRLQKEVGDERYVKDIS, via the coding sequence GTGGCAAAAATTCGACCCAACATCCTTTTTATCATGTCTGACGACCACGCATCGCATGCCATGAGCTGCTATGGGAGTAGAATCAACAAGACTCCTAACCTAGATCGTATTGCTAAGGGAGGAATGCGGTTCAACAACTGCTTCTGTACGAACTCGATTTGCACACCGAGCCGTGCGACCATTCTCACCGGAACCTACAATCACGTAAATGAAGTCACTACGCTCTCTACGCCGATGGACAATCGTCTGAAGACCTTTCCCAAGCTGCTTCAGGAAAGCGGATACCAGACCGCAATTTTTGGCAAGTGGCATCTAGGCACCGGCATGGAGCATTGCCCAACTGGTTTTGACGACTGGGCGGTACTTCCAGGACAAGGACTGTATCATAACCCGGAATTCATCTTCAAAGGGCCGGATGGTGGCACCAGACGAACGATACCAGGCTATGTGACTGACCTCATTACAGACATGAGTCTCAACTGGCTGAAGGAACGAGATCAGAGCCGTCCGTTCTGTCTGCTCTATCATCACAAGGCCCCTCATCGAGAATGGGAATCAGATGAGAAGCATGCTCACATGTTTCTCAATGAGAAAATTCTTGAACCTGATACGCTATACGACGATTATTCTAACCGCGCTACAGCTGCAGCTGCAGCTAAAATGCGGGTAGGCGTTCACATGAACGAGAAAGATCTCAAATGCCGCATTAACAGGACACTTCCGGAGCGAGAATTGCGGAAGTGGGCATACCAGCGATACATCAAGGACTATCTTCGGGTAATTGCCAGTATAGATGATAATGTTGGTCGTGTACTTAACTGGCTTGATGATGAAGGACTCAGTGACAATACAGTCGTCATATATACGTCTGACCAAGGCTTCTTTCTCGGTGATCACGGCTGGTACGACAAGCGCTTTATGTATGAGGAATCGCTTCGCATGCCGTTTATTCTTCGCTATCCGAAAGAAGTCAATCCCGGGACCATAAATGATGACATTGTAGTGAATGTGGATTTTGCACCCCTTTTCATGGATCTTGCAGGGATACCAATCCCCGATGACTTCCAAGGACGAAGCTTCTGTCCACTTTTGTACGCCGAAAAGCTGTCGGATTGGCGTCAGGCAATGTACTACCGATACTGGATGCACAAGGATACATCACACAACGTATATGCCCACTATGGTATCCGCACGAAACGGCACAAGCTTATCTATTATTACTCCGACGCGCTTGGGCAACCTGGTGCATTTGATGAATCGTATGAACCCGAGTGGGAACTATTTGATTTGCTGGAGGACCCCCATGAACTTCACAATGTGTATGATGATCCAAGGTATGCGAATGTTGCGAAAGAGCTGAAACTCGAACTTCATCGCCTTCAGAAGGAAGTCGGTGACGAACGCTATGTCAAAGACATTAGCTAA
- a CDS encoding anaerobic sulfatase maturase: protein MKPFSLLIKPASADCNLHCPYCFYLDRSTLYPESKRHHMSDKVLAQMISSYMKTEQNQYVFGWQGGEPTLMGVDFFRRITDLQQKYGKNGALVANGLQTNATLIDGKFAKHLAKYKFLVGVSLDGSENIHNRYRITADGRGSYTDVLRGIEHLKQNNVEFNILTLITSANVKKAKEVYSFLCDMGFFYHQYIPCVEFDNKGHPMPFSISGEEWGNFLCEIFDEWIKRDTRKVSVRLFDSILTLIVDGVYNVCHMGDNCCQYFVVEYNGDIYPCDFFVDGNKKFGNAMNDSWEELLASPKYTEFGKKKALWNKECDRCEYLKYCLGDCLKHRLRDNSRNLSWLCSGWKRFFNHALPELEKLASSIKKERQIQQLANQRDMQNRFSHMKIGRNEPCPCGSGKKYKKCCGIN from the coding sequence ATGAAACCATTTTCTCTTTTAATAAAACCTGCATCTGCTGACTGTAATCTGCACTGTCCGTATTGTTTTTATCTGGATCGGAGTACTCTCTATCCTGAATCAAAACGTCATCACATGTCCGATAAGGTACTTGCGCAAATGATTTCCAGCTATATGAAAACAGAGCAGAACCAGTATGTTTTTGGCTGGCAGGGTGGTGAGCCAACGCTTATGGGTGTGGATTTTTTCCGCAGGATAACCGACCTGCAGCAGAAATATGGTAAGAATGGGGCTTTGGTCGCAAACGGACTTCAAACAAATGCTACATTAATTGACGGGAAATTTGCAAAGCATCTTGCGAAATACAAATTTTTAGTAGGAGTCAGTCTTGACGGGTCAGAGAATATTCATAACCGCTACAGAATTACTGCTGATGGACGTGGATCATATACAGATGTTTTAAGAGGCATAGAACATCTAAAACAGAACAATGTGGAGTTTAACATTCTGACTCTCATTACTTCGGCAAATGTAAAAAAAGCTAAGGAAGTTTATAGTTTTCTCTGCGATATGGGATTTTTCTATCATCAATATATTCCCTGTGTGGAGTTTGACAATAAAGGACACCCCATGCCTTTTTCAATTAGTGGAGAGGAATGGGGTAATTTTCTATGTGAGATATTTGATGAATGGATCAAAAGGGATACGAGAAAAGTCTCTGTACGTCTGTTTGATTCTATTCTCACATTGATTGTAGACGGTGTATATAATGTCTGTCATATGGGAGATAACTGCTGTCAGTATTTTGTTGTTGAATATAATGGAGATATATATCCGTGTGATTTCTTTGTTGACGGGAATAAAAAATTTGGAAACGCAATGAATGATTCATGGGAAGAGCTTCTGGCTTCTCCAAAGTACACAGAATTTGGCAAAAAGAAAGCCCTCTGGAATAAGGAGTGTGACAGGTGTGAATATCTTAAATACTGCTTAGGTGATTGTTTAAAGCATCGTCTAAGAGATAACTCAAGAAATTTGAGCTGGCTATGCAGTGGATGGAAGCGTTTCTTTAATCACGCGCTTCCTGAGCTTGAGAAGCTTGCCTCATCAATAAAGAAAGAAAGACAAATCCAACAGCTTGCCAATCAAAGGGATATGCAAAACAGGTTTTCTCATATGAAAATAGGCAGAAATGAACCCTGCCCATGCGGAAGCGGCAAAAAGTACAAGAAATGCTGCGGGATTAATTAA
- a CDS encoding SGNH/GDSL hydrolase family protein: MKIRDGQSVLFIGDSITDCGRRTTERPLGNGYVKFFSDMLIIREHQKAITVINKGIGGDVVTGLRNRWNDDVLRNKPDWLSIKIGINDIHRTLRRSSDAVPPELYREAYQDIISRTISALPACKLILIDPFYISNETSPSSFRSAVLKLLPEYLQIVDELSMKYNALHIKTHKIYQRLLKNHEPDTFCAEPVHPNLTGHLVIAEALYTAIN; the protein is encoded by the coding sequence ATGAAAATCAGAGATGGACAATCGGTTCTTTTTATAGGAGACAGTATTACGGATTGTGGAAGACGTACGACTGAACGCCCATTGGGTAACGGCTACGTCAAATTCTTCTCGGATATGTTAATAATTCGAGAACATCAAAAAGCTATAACTGTTATTAATAAAGGTATAGGCGGTGATGTTGTTACAGGGCTAAGAAATCGCTGGAATGACGATGTTTTGCGTAATAAACCTGACTGGCTTTCGATTAAGATTGGTATAAATGATATTCACAGAACTCTAAGGCGAAGTTCAGATGCAGTCCCTCCAGAGTTATACAGAGAGGCATATCAGGATATTATCTCACGAACTATATCTGCTTTACCTGCGTGTAAACTTATTCTCATAGATCCTTTTTATATAAGCAATGAGACTTCGCCAAGCTCATTCCGTAGTGCTGTTTTGAAATTATTGCCGGAATACTTGCAGATTGTTGATGAACTTAGTATGAAATATAACGCGCTTCACATCAAGACACACAAGATATATCAACGGCTGCTCAAAAATCATGAGCCTGATACATTTTGCGCAGAGCCTGTTCACCCAAACCTCACCGGACATCTGGTTATAGCAGAGGCTTTATACACTGCCATTAATTAA